The Amblyraja radiata isolate CabotCenter1 chromosome 1, sAmbRad1.1.pri, whole genome shotgun sequence genome contains a region encoding:
- the kiaa0232 gene encoding uncharacterized protein KIAA0232 homolog isoform X1, translated as MSLFQALGPVQTWLGQELEKCGIDAMIYTRYVLSLLLHDSYDYDLQEQENDIFLGWEKGTSKKWGKGKKKCSDLSREEMKKQAAVQCLRSASDENSGIETLVEELCSKLKELQNKQKEEKQSSKKAEGSQSPEIIGSPSAKDQVEMYYEAFPPLSEKPICLQEIMTVWNKTKASSFSGSSSSSAAPQTSTDTSSPKECNSEGEGTRERINEDSTITNNRTFRRSKKEKENRHNNCMPEEKPTTGKKIRHRSEGKIRPRSWSSGSSEAGSSSSGNQYELKGSTKAVKVRHKMRETARNKKGRNGQVRLSLKSVDKDDHKSTCGSSSNGPTKQLCKKGKKFMKETRRKTNGNSGAKNLGNENGREQEFKEEPLWYTEPITEYWFPPSRKSKLETAYRNSVAANDSESLTLEELSETMRGLCINNNNFQTYLAAGAFVDGHFVEMPALLDEANDLTGTSNCSNPKNSDILDDMHLSEFTHFYEVDIHQSILDPSASNSLQGESRILSMIRRKSTEQIDFEADCCIVLDGLQLTRESAIWTDSQPSLGAEGLFLHDLANIAQFWECSSSDEAEGESFAGESPITLSPIVDNTVCDASSSTGNQEEHFSEANEGSSLNSTFFSLFEVQYDNPASPFCFDGLCLGNQNNDMGGWADLPGKAQSRLLIWTKNSAFDENDHCSNLSTRTCSPWSHSEETRSDNETSFGIPMEESTKFNADEIDCMVPGISTSLLDEDLLDLLHEETHSQTDGALRNVTNVAFKQKSKLESVCGIQLEEEENKEYETSVENFKDQIASRGESYDSEVIKDIWTSIAENNAVATLDVERPEEDLFPGEVNGCHCCCLEMATKQDILQEPHEKAVQRSEYHLWDCQKENLEAQAIATGELAEIDIGDYTAPSKPWDIGTDKESAFILGGVYGELKTFDNCGDWGVVPPDPAKGTLLQCASSDVVTIAGTDVFMTPGSNVAPGHKPLWRSCASFSQCDQIRKDDKLNAEFSFIFHEDLLGNCSNYQSQDPGVEYSFSSFDLNNPFSQVLHVECSFEPERLATFSPSFKPKSILCSDSESETFHPKIYSIDKTQYRAIRISPRTHFRPIPASELSPGGGSESEFESEKEEVTIPILSQTDLFEDPQADLKPLEEDAEREGHYYGKSELESGKFLPRLKKAGMEKSAQTSLDSHEGSGGLLLSEQQCPECHLQASMGCTSVNSCEIDFKLKVPSDKLEMFQNRTISRSFPGFSEGTCVTAASLQEVPFTDLTQDGKSECKEEPEWWRETLYSQPFTGIECAECYTDARGKDGNECPILRGHSQNGDCLLPLDLQTTAACEVNCRVEHDTRGRSAVIRRKLFSSDCSSSDETASEDGSDWDDPPDEELFSRTHL; from the exons AATTCTGGCATTGAGACCTTAGTTGAGGAACTTTGCTCCAAATTGAAAGAACTGCAAAATAAGCAAAAAG AAGAGAAGCAAAGTAGTAAGAAAGCAGAAGGATCTCAATCTCCTGAAATTATAGGATCACCTTCCGCCAAGGATCAGGTAGAAAT GTATTATGAAGCATTTCCACCTCTTTCTGAAAAGCCAATCTGTCTGCAAGAAATCATGACCGTGTGGAATAAGACCAAAGCAAGTTCATTTTCTGGTTCTTCTTCTTCATCTGCTGCTCCACAAACAAGCACTGATACATCCTCTCCAAAAGAATGCAACAGTGAAGGTGAAGGTACTAGAGAACGAATAAATGAGGATTCCACAATAACCAACAATCGCACATTCAGGAGAAGtaaaaaggaaaaagaaaataGGCACAACAACTGCATGCCAGAAGAAAAACCCACAACAGGAAAGAAGATCAGACACAGGTCAGAAGGCAAGATCCGCCCTCGTTCATGGTCCTCTGGTTCCAGTGAAGCAGGCTCAAGCTCAAGTGGCAACCAGTATGAGTTAAAGGGTTCCACTAAAGCTGTCAAAGTCAGACATAAGATGAGAGAAACTGCAAGGAACAAAAAGGGGCGAAATGGACAAGTTAGGCTATCATTGAAATCTGTCGACAAAGATGATCATAAAAGCACCTGTGGAAGCAGCAGCAACGGACCTACCAAACAACTGTGCAAAAAAGGAAAAAAGTTTATGAAAGAAACGAGGAGGAAAACCAATGGCAACAGTGGTGCTAAAAATCTTGGCAATGAAAATGGAAGGGAACAAGAATTTAAAGAAGAACCATTGTGGTACACTGAACCAATTACAGAATATTGGTTCCCTCCGAGTAGAAAAAGCAAGCTAGAAACTGCATACCGGAATAGTGTAGCTGCTAATGATAGTGAATCTTTGACTTTGGAAGAGCTTTCAGAGACGATGCGGGGTCTTTGTATTAATAACAATAATTTTCAAACATACCTCGCGGCAGGTGCTTTCGTTGATGGTCACTTTGTTGAAATGCCTGCATTATTAGATGAGGCGAATGACCTCACTGGGACCTCAAACTGTTCTAATCCCAAGAACAGTGATATTTTAGATGATATGCATCTTTCAGAATTTACTCACTTCTATGAAGTAGACATTCATCAATCCATATTGGATCCTAGTGCCTCAAATTCATTGCAAGGAGAGAGTCGAATTTTAAGCATGATTCGACGGAAAAGTACAGAGCAAATTGATTTTGAGGCAGACTGTTGTATAGTATTAGATGGACTACAATTGACGAGGGAAAGTGCAATATGgacagattcacaaccttctcTTGGTGCAGAAGGATTGTTCTTGCATGATCTTGCAAATATAGCTCAATTTTGGGAGTGCTCTAGCTCTGATGAAGCAGAGGGGGAAAGCTTCGCCGGGGAATCCCCCATTACCCTTTCTCCTATTGTAGATAATACAGTGTGTGACGCAAGCAGTAGTACTGGCAATCAAGAAGAACACTTTTCAGAAGCAAATGAAGGGTCAAGTTTAAACTCCACTTTTTTTTCACTGTTTGAAGTGCAATATGATAACCCTGCTTCGCCATTCTGTTTTGATGGGCTTTGCTTGGGTAATCAAAATAATGATATGGGAGGCTGGGCAGATTTGCCTGGGAAAGCACAGTCTCGTTTGCTTATATGGACCAAAAATAGTGCCTTTGATGAAAATGACCACTGCTCAAATCTTTCAACACGAACATGCAGCCCATGGTCACATTCTGAAGAAACACGTTCAGATAATGAAACCTCCTTTGGTATTCCAATGGAGGAGTCCACTAAATTTAATGCAGATGAGATTGATTGCATGGTCCCTGGCATTTCAACCAGCCTTCTTGATGAAGATCTATTAGATTTGTTGCATGAGGAAACTCATTCACAAACGGATGGAGCTTTGCGAAATGTAACAAATGTGGCTTTCAAGCAGAAATCTAAGTTGGAGTCTGTTTGTGGAATTCAGTTGGAAGAAGAAGAAAATAAGGAGTACGAaacatctgtggaaaatttcaaggATCAGATAGCCAGTCGTGGGGAAAGCTATGACTCAGAAGttataaaagatatttggacatccATAGCTGAAAACAATGCTGTAGCAACACTAGATGTAGAGAGACCAGAAGAGGATCTCTTTCCTGGTGAGGTGAATGGTTGTCATTGCTGTTGTTTGGAGATGGCAACAAAACAAGACATTCTACAAGAGCCTCATGAAAAGGCAGTACAGAGGTCTGAATATCACTTATGGGATTGCCAGAAAGAAAACTTGGAGGCACAAGCTATTGCCACTGGTGAGCTTGCAGAGATAGATATAGGTGATTACACTGCGCCCTCCAAACCATGGGATATTGGTACTGACAAGGAAAGTGCTTTCATTCTTGGTGGAGTCTATGGAGAACTGAAAACATTTGACAATTGTGGCGACTGGGGAGTGGTTCCACCCGATCCTGCAAAAGGTACTTTGTTGCAATGTGCATCTTCAGATGTTGTGACAATCGCAGGTACGGATGTCTTCATGACTCCAGGTAGTAATGTTGCTCCTGGCCATAAACCATTGTGGCGATCTTGTGCTTCATTCTCACAGTGTGATCAGATTAGAAAAGATGACAAGTTAAATGCTGAGTTCTCTTTCATCTTCCATGAAGATTTATTAGGGAATTGCAGTAATTATCAGAGTCAAGATCCTGGTGTTGAGTATTCTTTTTCCTCCTTTGACCTGAACAATCCTTTCTCACAAGTTCTTCATGTGGAATGTTCATTTGAACCTGAAAGGCTTGCAACATTTAGTCCAAGCTTTAAACCCAAATCTATACTGTGTTCAGACTCAGAAAGTGAAACGTTCCATCCTAAAATATATAGTATTGACAAAACACAGTATAGGGCAATTCGAATCTCACCACGGACTCATTTCCGACCTATACCTGCCTCTGAACTTTCACCAGGCGGAGGAAGTGAATCCGAATTTGAATCAGAAAAAGAGGAAGTTACTATACCTATTCTGTCACAGACAGATTTATTTGAGGATCCACAGGCAGATCTAAAGCCTTTGGAAGAAGATGCTGAGCGGGAAGGACATTACTATGGAAAATCAGAGCTGGAATCGGGTAAATTCTTGCCAAGATTAAAAAAAGCTGGAATGGAAAAGAGTGCTCAGACGTCATTAGATTCTCATGAAGGATCTGGTGGCCTTTTATTGTCAGAACAGCAGTGCCCGGAATGCCATTTACAGGCATCAATGGGATGCACCAGTGTGAATAGTTGCGAAATAGATTTTAAGTTGAAGGTACCGAGTGATAAATTGGAAATGTTCCAGAATCGTACAATAAGCAGGAGCTTTCCTGGATTTAGCGAGGGAACATGTGTCACAGCTGCATCACTACAAGAG GTTCCTTTTACAGATTTAACCCAAGATGGGAAGAGTGAGTGCAAGGAAGAACCTGAATGGTGGCGAGAAACACTGTACTCACAGCCGTTTACTGGGATTGAGTGTGCAG AATGCTACACCGATGCCAGGGGCAAAGATGGAAATGAGTGTCCAATTTTAAGAGGACATTCACAAAACGGAGATTGTCTTCTCCCATTAGACCTG CAGACTACAGCAGCCTGTGAGGTGAATTGCAGAGTAGAGCATGACACTAGAGGGAGGTCAGCTGTCATCCGCAGAAAGCTTTTCTCCAGCGACTGTTCAAGCTCGGACGAAACTGCTTCAGAAGACGGAAGTGACTGGGATGACCCTCCAGATGAAGAGCTTTTTTCTCGCACACATCTTTAA
- the kiaa0232 gene encoding uncharacterized protein KIAA0232 homolog isoform X2: MSLFQALGPVQTWLGQELEKCGIDAMIYTRYVLSLLLHDSYDYDLQEQENDIFLGWEKGTSKKWGKGKKKCSDLSREEMKKQAAVQCLRSASDENSGIETLVEELCSKLKELQNKQKEEKQSSKKAEGSQSPEIIGSPSAKDQVEMYYEAFPPLSEKPICLQEIMTVWNKTKASSFSGSSSSSAAPQTSTDTSSPKECNSEGEGTRERINEDSTITNNRTFRRSKKEKENRHNNCMPEEKPTTGKKIRHRSEGKIRPRSWSSGSSEAGSSSSGNQYELKGSTKAVKVRHKMRETARNKKGRNGQVRLSLKSVDKDDHKSTCGSSSNGPTKQLCKKGKKFMKETRRKTNGNSGAKNLGNENGREQEFKEEPLWYTEPITEYWFPPSRKSKLETAYRNSVAANDSESLTLEELSETMRGLCINNNNFQTYLAAGAFVDGHFVEMPALLDEANDLTGTSNCSNPKNSDILDDMHLSEFTHFYEVDIHQSILDPSASNSLQGESRILSMIRRKSTEQIDFEADCCIVLDGLQLTRESAIWTDSQPSLGAEGLFLHDLANIAQFWECSSSDEAEGESFAGESPITLSPIVDNTVCDASSSTGNQEEHFSEANEGSSLNSTFFSLFEVQYDNPASPFCFDGLCLGNQNNDMGGWADLPGKAQSRLLIWTKNSAFDENDHCSNLSTRTCSPWSHSEETRSDNETSFGIPMEESTKFNADEIDCMVPGISTSLLDEDLLDLLHEETHSQTDGALRNVTNVAFKQKSKLESVCGIQLEEEENKEYETSVENFKDQIASRGESYDSEVIKDIWTSIAENNAVATLDVERPEEDLFPGEVNGCHCCCLEMATKQDILQEPHEKAVQRSEYHLWDCQKENLEAQAIATGELAEIDIGDYTAPSKPWDIGTDKESAFILGGVYGELKTFDNCGDWGVVPPDPAKGTLLQCASSDVVTIAGTDVFMTPGSNVAPGHKPLWRSCASFSQCDQIRKDDKLNAEFSFIFHEDLLGNCSNYQSQDPGVEYSFSSFDLNNPFSQVLHVECSFEPERLATFSPSFKPKSILCSDSESETFHPKIYSIDKTQYRAIRISPRTHFRPIPASELSPGGGSESEFESEKEEVTIPILSQTDLFEDPQADLKPLEEDAEREGHYYGKSELESGKFLPRLKKAGMEKSAQTSLDSHEGSGGLLLSEQQCPECHLQASMGCTSVNSCEIDFKLKVPSDKLEMFQNRTISRSFPGFSEGTCVTAASLQEVPFTDLTQDGKSECKEEPEWWRETLYSQPFTGIECAECYTDARGKDGNECPILRGHSQNGDCLLPLDLTTAACEVNCRVEHDTRGRSAVIRRKLFSSDCSSSDETASEDGSDWDDPPDEELFSRTHL; the protein is encoded by the exons AATTCTGGCATTGAGACCTTAGTTGAGGAACTTTGCTCCAAATTGAAAGAACTGCAAAATAAGCAAAAAG AAGAGAAGCAAAGTAGTAAGAAAGCAGAAGGATCTCAATCTCCTGAAATTATAGGATCACCTTCCGCCAAGGATCAGGTAGAAAT GTATTATGAAGCATTTCCACCTCTTTCTGAAAAGCCAATCTGTCTGCAAGAAATCATGACCGTGTGGAATAAGACCAAAGCAAGTTCATTTTCTGGTTCTTCTTCTTCATCTGCTGCTCCACAAACAAGCACTGATACATCCTCTCCAAAAGAATGCAACAGTGAAGGTGAAGGTACTAGAGAACGAATAAATGAGGATTCCACAATAACCAACAATCGCACATTCAGGAGAAGtaaaaaggaaaaagaaaataGGCACAACAACTGCATGCCAGAAGAAAAACCCACAACAGGAAAGAAGATCAGACACAGGTCAGAAGGCAAGATCCGCCCTCGTTCATGGTCCTCTGGTTCCAGTGAAGCAGGCTCAAGCTCAAGTGGCAACCAGTATGAGTTAAAGGGTTCCACTAAAGCTGTCAAAGTCAGACATAAGATGAGAGAAACTGCAAGGAACAAAAAGGGGCGAAATGGACAAGTTAGGCTATCATTGAAATCTGTCGACAAAGATGATCATAAAAGCACCTGTGGAAGCAGCAGCAACGGACCTACCAAACAACTGTGCAAAAAAGGAAAAAAGTTTATGAAAGAAACGAGGAGGAAAACCAATGGCAACAGTGGTGCTAAAAATCTTGGCAATGAAAATGGAAGGGAACAAGAATTTAAAGAAGAACCATTGTGGTACACTGAACCAATTACAGAATATTGGTTCCCTCCGAGTAGAAAAAGCAAGCTAGAAACTGCATACCGGAATAGTGTAGCTGCTAATGATAGTGAATCTTTGACTTTGGAAGAGCTTTCAGAGACGATGCGGGGTCTTTGTATTAATAACAATAATTTTCAAACATACCTCGCGGCAGGTGCTTTCGTTGATGGTCACTTTGTTGAAATGCCTGCATTATTAGATGAGGCGAATGACCTCACTGGGACCTCAAACTGTTCTAATCCCAAGAACAGTGATATTTTAGATGATATGCATCTTTCAGAATTTACTCACTTCTATGAAGTAGACATTCATCAATCCATATTGGATCCTAGTGCCTCAAATTCATTGCAAGGAGAGAGTCGAATTTTAAGCATGATTCGACGGAAAAGTACAGAGCAAATTGATTTTGAGGCAGACTGTTGTATAGTATTAGATGGACTACAATTGACGAGGGAAAGTGCAATATGgacagattcacaaccttctcTTGGTGCAGAAGGATTGTTCTTGCATGATCTTGCAAATATAGCTCAATTTTGGGAGTGCTCTAGCTCTGATGAAGCAGAGGGGGAAAGCTTCGCCGGGGAATCCCCCATTACCCTTTCTCCTATTGTAGATAATACAGTGTGTGACGCAAGCAGTAGTACTGGCAATCAAGAAGAACACTTTTCAGAAGCAAATGAAGGGTCAAGTTTAAACTCCACTTTTTTTTCACTGTTTGAAGTGCAATATGATAACCCTGCTTCGCCATTCTGTTTTGATGGGCTTTGCTTGGGTAATCAAAATAATGATATGGGAGGCTGGGCAGATTTGCCTGGGAAAGCACAGTCTCGTTTGCTTATATGGACCAAAAATAGTGCCTTTGATGAAAATGACCACTGCTCAAATCTTTCAACACGAACATGCAGCCCATGGTCACATTCTGAAGAAACACGTTCAGATAATGAAACCTCCTTTGGTATTCCAATGGAGGAGTCCACTAAATTTAATGCAGATGAGATTGATTGCATGGTCCCTGGCATTTCAACCAGCCTTCTTGATGAAGATCTATTAGATTTGTTGCATGAGGAAACTCATTCACAAACGGATGGAGCTTTGCGAAATGTAACAAATGTGGCTTTCAAGCAGAAATCTAAGTTGGAGTCTGTTTGTGGAATTCAGTTGGAAGAAGAAGAAAATAAGGAGTACGAaacatctgtggaaaatttcaaggATCAGATAGCCAGTCGTGGGGAAAGCTATGACTCAGAAGttataaaagatatttggacatccATAGCTGAAAACAATGCTGTAGCAACACTAGATGTAGAGAGACCAGAAGAGGATCTCTTTCCTGGTGAGGTGAATGGTTGTCATTGCTGTTGTTTGGAGATGGCAACAAAACAAGACATTCTACAAGAGCCTCATGAAAAGGCAGTACAGAGGTCTGAATATCACTTATGGGATTGCCAGAAAGAAAACTTGGAGGCACAAGCTATTGCCACTGGTGAGCTTGCAGAGATAGATATAGGTGATTACACTGCGCCCTCCAAACCATGGGATATTGGTACTGACAAGGAAAGTGCTTTCATTCTTGGTGGAGTCTATGGAGAACTGAAAACATTTGACAATTGTGGCGACTGGGGAGTGGTTCCACCCGATCCTGCAAAAGGTACTTTGTTGCAATGTGCATCTTCAGATGTTGTGACAATCGCAGGTACGGATGTCTTCATGACTCCAGGTAGTAATGTTGCTCCTGGCCATAAACCATTGTGGCGATCTTGTGCTTCATTCTCACAGTGTGATCAGATTAGAAAAGATGACAAGTTAAATGCTGAGTTCTCTTTCATCTTCCATGAAGATTTATTAGGGAATTGCAGTAATTATCAGAGTCAAGATCCTGGTGTTGAGTATTCTTTTTCCTCCTTTGACCTGAACAATCCTTTCTCACAAGTTCTTCATGTGGAATGTTCATTTGAACCTGAAAGGCTTGCAACATTTAGTCCAAGCTTTAAACCCAAATCTATACTGTGTTCAGACTCAGAAAGTGAAACGTTCCATCCTAAAATATATAGTATTGACAAAACACAGTATAGGGCAATTCGAATCTCACCACGGACTCATTTCCGACCTATACCTGCCTCTGAACTTTCACCAGGCGGAGGAAGTGAATCCGAATTTGAATCAGAAAAAGAGGAAGTTACTATACCTATTCTGTCACAGACAGATTTATTTGAGGATCCACAGGCAGATCTAAAGCCTTTGGAAGAAGATGCTGAGCGGGAAGGACATTACTATGGAAAATCAGAGCTGGAATCGGGTAAATTCTTGCCAAGATTAAAAAAAGCTGGAATGGAAAAGAGTGCTCAGACGTCATTAGATTCTCATGAAGGATCTGGTGGCCTTTTATTGTCAGAACAGCAGTGCCCGGAATGCCATTTACAGGCATCAATGGGATGCACCAGTGTGAATAGTTGCGAAATAGATTTTAAGTTGAAGGTACCGAGTGATAAATTGGAAATGTTCCAGAATCGTACAATAAGCAGGAGCTTTCCTGGATTTAGCGAGGGAACATGTGTCACAGCTGCATCACTACAAGAG GTTCCTTTTACAGATTTAACCCAAGATGGGAAGAGTGAGTGCAAGGAAGAACCTGAATGGTGGCGAGAAACACTGTACTCACAGCCGTTTACTGGGATTGAGTGTGCAG AATGCTACACCGATGCCAGGGGCAAAGATGGAAATGAGTGTCCAATTTTAAGAGGACATTCACAAAACGGAGATTGTCTTCTCCCATTAGACCTG ACTACAGCAGCCTGTGAGGTGAATTGCAGAGTAGAGCATGACACTAGAGGGAGGTCAGCTGTCATCCGCAGAAAGCTTTTCTCCAGCGACTGTTCAAGCTCGGACGAAACTGCTTCAGAAGACGGAAGTGACTGGGATGACCCTCCAGATGAAGAGCTTTTTTCTCGCACACATCTTTAA